A single genomic interval of Anthonomus grandis grandis chromosome 17, icAntGran1.3, whole genome shotgun sequence harbors:
- the LOC126746259 gene encoding ankyrin repeat, SAM and basic leucine zipper domain-containing protein 1-like, producing MFCPLMFGVLESLINWTYEWCGSTQVVIPTATTCLLLVISVVSVHLILWKGRAVVSAIYYRFTEEHLLDKLYKAVQDDDVPRAVSILERNPSLTNTFKEPEGYTPFMAACANANTQLVRFMLRMGANVALKSKNNETAFYLTAFYYVQNKNCKNATCIRELFHAGANIDEPGRNDFTPLQMAAIFGHVPLIKWLLLKKAKMDTWPHPHLLAKTQGHQEAANLLATTVHIRSIRSK from the exons ATGTTTTGTCCGCTAATGTTCGGGGTTCTCGAATCGTTGATAAATTGGACGTACGAGTGGTGCGGCAGTACCCAAGTAGTGATCCCGACCGCCACCACCTGTTTATTATTAGTGATTTCCGTTGTGTCGGTGCACTTAATACTGTGGAAGGGTCGCGCGGTCGTTTCGGCGATCTATTATCGATTTACGGAGGAGCATTTATTGGACAAACTGTACAAGGCGGTGCAAGACGACGACGTGCCGAGGGCGGTCTCGATATTAGAGAGAAATCCGAGTTTGACGAACACTTTTAAGGAACCGGAGGGGTACACGCCGTTTATGGCCGCCTGCGCTAACGCCAACACCCAGTTGGTGCGGTTCATGTTACGTATGGGCGCGAACGTCGCTTTGAAGTCGAAAAATAACGAAACTGCCTTTTATTTAACCGCATTTTACTATGTACAAAATAAG aattgTAAAAACGCCACCTGCATTCGCGAATTGTTCCACGCGGGTGCGAACATCGACGAGCCGGGACGGAACGATTTCACCCCGTTGCAAATGGCGGCGATTTTTGGCCACGTGCCTCTGATCAAGTGGCTGCTGCTGAAAAAAGCGAAAATGGACACGTGGCCCCACCCCCATCTGCTGGCCAAGACCCAGGGGCACCAGGAGGCGGCCAATCTACTCGCCACCACCGTACATATAAGGAGCATCCGGTCGAAGTGA
- the LOC126746260 gene encoding uncharacterized protein LOC126746260: MSLVADYESDSDGSNSTEESLSTDIKTEIKRQEDTSSDEEKKLPPPSFKLPAPKFGGETVEDDCEEDESSGSVFVNPFLEAENAKEAILQKHVKMVNAKDVIRINGKKICWNYRKGRCRFGHNCKYAHDSDVQKTEQQLSEELEVAKARAMVCHYSGATGQKSVSRPLQDESEELSEEVKKKRKRPGLSQGLVPGKKVMKQYLHNKT; encoded by the exons ATGTCGCTAGTAGCTGACTACGAAAGTGATTCAGACGGTTCGAATTCCACTGAGGAAAGCCTCTCCACAGACAT taaaacagaaataaaaaggCAAGAAGACACCAGTTCCGATGAAGAGAAGAAACTACCGCCTCCCAGTTTCAAATTACCCGCCCCCAAGTTCGGTGGAGAAACAGTAGAGGATgactgtgaggaggatgaatcCTCGGGTTCTGTGTTTGTCAATCCGTTTCTAGAAGCCGAAAATGCCAAAGAAGCGATTTTACAGAAACACGTTAAAATGGTTAACGCCAAGGATGTGATTAGGATAAATG gtaaaaaaatttgttggaATTACCGAAAAGGTCGATGCAGGTTCGGGCATAATTGTAAATACGCCCATGACTCTGATGTGCAAAAGACCGAGCAACAGTTGAGCGAGGAACTGGAAGTGGCTAAGGCCAGGGCGATGGTTTGTCACTATAGTGGGGCCACAGG GCAAAAATCTGTTAGTAGACCATTACAAGATGAGTCTGAAGAGTTATCGGAGGAGGTTAAGAAGAAAAGGAAGCGCCCGGGGTTGTCCCAGGGCCTCGTCCCGGGCAAAAAGGTCATGAAGCAATACTTACATAACAAAACCTAG